Proteins from a single region of Haloterrigena alkaliphila:
- a CDS encoding metallophosphoesterase family protein codes for MASQRILVMGDNHGNTESLERVVADTEDERFDFVVHVGDFTNAHNEDKATGGEQLRAVEPYLETLADRADNGLVYVYGNRDYYGDLDHTLDVGAYVPQEGSVTVGDQRFTQDPDAVAPDDILVTHTEKKAMIDHFPGRAYFCGHTHTGRYKDRMLNSAFLYRDDSKAATTLYGGYFVVKVGDEPPFDVDFRNIGSLDTTVCQRHQERGVLIGPEYHNCMFCWKPVKLLREMSKTAFYGVTHGLDRDYASEDEIVECAVELWESPPTGFADEFSEYISQVERDPKGSLVYNDDGHLIDFYANRS; via the coding sequence ATGGCCTCGCAGCGGATCCTCGTGATGGGCGACAACCACGGGAATACAGAATCATTAGAACGGGTTGTGGCCGATACCGAGGACGAGCGCTTCGACTTTGTCGTTCACGTCGGCGACTTCACGAACGCCCACAACGAGGATAAAGCGACTGGCGGGGAACAGCTCCGGGCTGTCGAACCGTATCTGGAAACGCTTGCTGACCGCGCCGACAATGGCCTCGTCTATGTGTACGGAAATCGGGATTACTACGGCGATCTTGACCACACTCTTGATGTTGGGGCTTATGTCCCACAGGAAGGCTCCGTCACCGTGGGAGACCAACGCTTTACCCAGGATCCGGACGCCGTCGCGCCCGACGATATTCTCGTCACACATACAGAGAAGAAGGCGATGATCGACCATTTCCCGGGCCGGGCTTACTTCTGCGGCCACACGCACACCGGCCGGTACAAGGACCGGATGCTCAATTCCGCATTCCTGTACCGGGATGATTCGAAAGCCGCTACGACTCTATATGGCGGATATTTCGTAGTCAAAGTTGGTGACGAACCACCGTTTGACGTTGACTTTCGGAACATCGGTAGTCTTGATACGACCGTTTGCCAGCGCCACCAGGAGCGAGGAGTCTTGATCGGGCCGGAGTACCACAACTGCATGTTCTGCTGGAAACCCGTCAAACTATTGCGTGAAATGTCGAAAACCGCCTTCTACGGCGTTACCCACGGACTTGACCGCGACTATGCGTCCGAAGACGAGATCGTCGAGTGCGCGGTAGAGCTGTGGGAATCGCCACCAACAGGGTTTGCGGACGAATTCTCTGAGTATATTTCTCAGGTGGAGAGAGATCCGAAAGGGTCGCTCGTCTACAACGACGATGGGCACTTGATCGATTTCTACGCTAATCGGAGTTGA
- a CDS encoding DUF3892 domain-containing protein translates to MAEWADYVITHVRYNEDGGRISAVKRRKDAGTTLIEPEEKDRWEVIMGLTVGLEYCTAYKNSDGDYVRDEDIHKVDVIDTTYLRTDGNEIEQDNLGELPEF, encoded by the coding sequence ATGGCCGAATGGGCAGATTACGTGATCACGCACGTCCGATACAATGAGGACGGTGGCCGGATCAGTGCGGTGAAGCGACGGAAAGATGCCGGAACAACACTGATCGAACCGGAAGAGAAGGACCGGTGGGAGGTGATCATGGGGCTCACAGTTGGTCTCGAATACTGTACCGCCTACAAGAACAGCGACGGTGACTATGTGCGTGACGAGGACATCCACAAGGTTGATGTCATCGACACGACGTATCTCCGGACGGACGGCAACGAAATCGAGCAGGACAACCTTGGAGAACTGCCTGAATTCTGA
- a CDS encoding DUF5518 domain-containing protein — MVPDPSPTTTVDAPANDTGSSTLINALIGRVAGIILSFIPFSTILGGAIAGYLEGGEPNNGLKVGAIAGVIMLIPFVLMGTFISRSRTALSLSTNSSKR, encoded by the coding sequence ATGGTCCCCGATCCCTCTCCGACCACTACAGTCGATGCACCGGCCAACGATACCGGCTCAAGCACCCTGATCAACGCACTTATCGGGAGAGTCGCCGGCATCATCCTCTCGTTCATTCCTTTCTCAACCATTCTCGGCGGAGCGATCGCCGGCTACCTTGAAGGCGGTGAACCAAACAATGGGCTGAAAGTCGGTGCAATCGCTGGCGTGATCATGCTGATTCCATTCGTATTGATGGGAACGTTCATCTCAAGGAGCAGAACCGCCCTGTCTCTGTCGACGAATTCGTCGAAACGGTAG
- a CDS encoding DUF7344 domain-containing protein: MDGNVHLKEQNRPVSVDEFVETVADWDDSAVDQEHIAIELQHTHLPKATEVNFIEYKPDAGLVEVQGPPPKFTAIPRLPV; this comes from the coding sequence ATTGATGGGAACGTTCATCTCAAGGAGCAGAACCGCCCTGTCTCTGTCGACGAATTCGTCGAAACGGTAGCTGACTGGGACGACTCTGCAGTAGATCAAGAGCATATCGCGATCGAACTCCAACACACTCATCTCCCGAAAGCGACTGAGGTCAACTTCATTGAGTACAAGCCGGACGCCGGTCTTGTGGAGGTCCAGGGCCCGCCACCCAAATTCACTGCAATCCCGAGATTGCCCGTGTGA
- a CDS encoding type II toxin-antitoxin system RelE family toxin, producing the protein MRLMDCREFLSRYAAGESYKPYGGPLQDGTNPPSVFNDHQTTIGWPADGHVIPRNKYEHRLRDTTPNNNEVHAEEILHFLEAEWDTAVGAYGLDAVTEYIPFHIDEQSYGIYIPQRCIRSLGHLLDGWARKLTAEPDTPPESIHLDATANAHSQSPFESLTQAFDLAEELLVRYRWADHQLELLATHLADFTGSDAYDAYHDQNRRLNVDEIATRYRLLRQLDRSTACRRLAPSGLYDPLLRRMTASFTNNNENTLSQLSSESPQTLHRQQVSVLSSAFDINTTRSEGFLADELPFRRLDRSVPARIQVYITRREPDSDYGTITNRPGTRSLDLEQRPISRTDEFERSYRKADGTLKRDIDDLVEDIRNRFGHLTWKGMSFGPKDKRYIDVTGSKRLVVQIDDQTKAVTLLDFGSHDLPRQYGFNKV; encoded by the coding sequence ATGCGTCTCATGGACTGTCGGGAGTTTCTCTCCCGGTACGCAGCTGGCGAGAGTTACAAACCATATGGCGGGCCTCTCCAAGACGGCACTAACCCTCCATCGGTATTCAATGATCATCAGACAACCATCGGCTGGCCAGCGGACGGGCACGTTATCCCACGAAACAAGTATGAACACCGACTTCGAGACACTACCCCCAATAACAACGAGGTGCATGCTGAGGAGATATTACATTTTCTTGAAGCCGAGTGGGATACCGCAGTCGGCGCATACGGGCTTGATGCTGTTACCGAATACATCCCGTTCCATATCGATGAGCAGTCATACGGTATTTACATTCCACAGCGCTGCATCCGCAGTCTAGGACATTTACTAGACGGTTGGGCACGAAAACTGACAGCGGAACCGGACACCCCGCCTGAATCAATCCATCTTGACGCCACTGCGAACGCTCACTCCCAGTCACCGTTTGAGTCTCTAACCCAAGCATTCGACCTCGCAGAAGAATTGCTCGTCCGGTACCGCTGGGCTGACCACCAACTAGAGTTACTCGCCACACATCTGGCTGACTTCACTGGCAGTGACGCGTACGATGCCTATCACGACCAGAATCGACGGCTCAACGTAGACGAAATCGCTACGCGGTACCGGTTACTCCGGCAGCTTGACCGTAGCACAGCGTGTCGCCGTCTCGCTCCCTCTGGTCTGTATGACCCGTTGCTTCGCCGGATGACTGCGTCTTTCACGAACAACAACGAGAACACTCTCTCACAGCTCAGCAGTGAATCGCCACAGACGCTTCACCGGCAACAGGTCAGCGTGCTATCGTCAGCGTTCGATATCAACACCACACGTTCCGAAGGCTTCCTTGCTGATGAACTTCCCTTCCGCCGGCTTGACCGGAGTGTTCCCGCCCGAATTCAGGTATACATCACACGACGGGAACCTGATTCAGACTATGGCACTATCACGAATCGACCAGGAACTCGCTCGCTTGATTTAGAGCAACGCCCCATTTCTCGGACGGATGAATTTGAGCGGAGCTATCGGAAGGCCGATGGGACACTGAAACGCGATATTGACGATCTTGTCGAAGACATCAGAAACCGGTTCGGGCATTTGACATGGAAGGGTATGAGCTTCGGTCCAAAGGATAAACGATACATCGATGTTACAGGGAGTAAGCGGCTTGTTGTACAAATTGACGACCAGACTAAGGCAGTAACGCTGCTAGACTTCGGTTCTCACGACTTGCCGCGCCAATACGGATTCAACAAGGTCTGA